A window of Betaproteobacteria bacterium contains these coding sequences:
- a CDS encoding gfo/Idh/MocA family oxidoreductase codes for MPNKIRLGFIGANPRSHWASQSHFPALAASSDVEMTAVCTTRPETAEEARKAFGAKLAFHDFHTLVASPEIDAVAVCVRVPSHYEPTKAAIEAGKHVYTEWPLGRTTAEAEELAALARAKGVHTVVGLQSRVSPVLLYMKELIETGYVGEVLSCHAVCMRDGPLERPSSRAWQRDASLGANTLTIANGHVIDALRFVAGDFTRVACVVTTQVRQWYETDTRQTVDVTSPDNVLVSGKLASGAVASVHVAGVPWAGIGFRMDVYGREGTLVVTGNVSSQRGEMLRLQGAQRSHELRDLTIPDRFVWVPPEFPRGDPFNVGQMYTRFAEAIRSGENRLPTFDTAVELHRFLDTIKQASDTGRTLPVT; via the coding sequence ATGCCAAACAAGATCCGCCTGGGCTTCATAGGCGCCAACCCCCGTTCGCACTGGGCTTCCCAGTCGCACTTCCCGGCGCTCGCCGCGAGCTCCGATGTCGAGATGACGGCGGTCTGCACGACCCGGCCCGAAACCGCCGAGGAAGCGCGCAAGGCATTCGGGGCGAAGCTTGCCTTCCACGACTTCCACACGCTGGTCGCCTCACCCGAGATCGACGCCGTTGCCGTATGCGTGCGCGTGCCGTCGCATTACGAGCCGACCAAGGCGGCCATCGAAGCCGGCAAGCACGTCTACACCGAGTGGCCGCTCGGACGCACCACGGCCGAGGCGGAAGAACTGGCCGCACTCGCCCGGGCCAAGGGCGTGCACACCGTGGTCGGGCTGCAGTCGCGCGTGAGCCCCGTGCTGCTCTACATGAAAGAGCTGATCGAGACCGGCTACGTGGGCGAGGTGCTGTCCTGCCATGCGGTCTGCATGCGCGACGGGCCGCTCGAGCGTCCCTCGAGCCGCGCCTGGCAGCGCGATGCGAGCCTCGGCGCGAACACGCTCACCATCGCCAACGGACACGTCATCGACGCGCTTCGCTTCGTCGCGGGCGATTTCACGCGCGTGGCGTGCGTGGTCACGACCCAGGTTCGCCAGTGGTACGAAACCGACACCAGGCAGACGGTCGACGTCACCTCGCCGGACAACGTGCTGGTGAGCGGCAAGCTCGCGAGCGGCGCGGTGGCTTCGGTCCATGTCGCGGGCGTGCCCTGGGCCGGCATCGGCTTTCGCATGGACGTCTACGGTCGGGAAGGCACGCTGGTCGTCACCGGCAACGTCTCGTCCCAGCGCGGCGAGATGCTGCGACTCCAGGGCGCGCAGCGCAGCCACGAGTTGCGCGACCTGACGATACCGGATCGCTTCGTATGGGTCCCGCCGGAGTTTCCGCGCGGCGATCCGTTCAACGTCGGACAGATGTACACGCGCTTCGCCGAGGCGATCCGCAGCGGCGAGAACCGCCTGCCGACCTTCGACACGGCGGTCGAGCTGCATCGCTTTCTCGATACGATCAAGCAGGCGTCGGATACGGGCCGGACGCTGCCGGTAACGTAA
- a CDS encoding MFS transporter: MAVERRNAGFYGWRVVHAAFLLAVFGWGMGFYGPPVFLGVMGQSGSWSVALVSLAVSFHFVAGAVTGAKLPILHRRFGIAAVTKAGALSMSAGVLGWSVVESPRQLFLSALLSGVGWGTMSAAALNAIVSPWFVRARPAALGMAYNGGSVGGIVFSPLWVAAIGALGFPAAASVVAAIMLVTIWALADKVFCHTPETMRLKPDGIEPGDSIFSVTSPSARPLPGARLWRDRKFLSLAAGMSLGLFAQIGLTAHLFSLLVPALGPINAGSAMAAVTLMAIVGRSLLGWLMPLRADRRLVACSGYVLQIGGSVAFILAEGASVPLLLVGVVLFGMGFGNATSLPPLIAQVEFVKEDVPRVAALVVAIAQGGYAIAPAFFGIVRTYAAQTRTTAQGDAPLLFAIVMAVQCLAVCAFLAGRQTPPPTDRPGSAPEKQAHLTLSGINAAR, from the coding sequence ATGGCGGTCGAAAGGCGTAACGCCGGATTCTACGGATGGCGGGTTGTCCACGCCGCATTCCTGCTGGCAGTATTCGGTTGGGGTATGGGCTTCTACGGTCCGCCGGTATTCCTCGGCGTCATGGGGCAATCGGGCAGCTGGTCCGTCGCGCTCGTTTCGCTGGCGGTCAGTTTTCATTTCGTAGCGGGCGCCGTCACTGGCGCGAAGCTCCCGATACTCCACCGCCGCTTCGGCATAGCGGCGGTGACGAAGGCGGGTGCGCTCTCGATGTCGGCCGGTGTCCTGGGCTGGTCGGTGGTGGAGTCGCCGCGGCAGCTTTTCCTTTCCGCGCTGCTGAGCGGGGTCGGATGGGGGACGATGAGCGCAGCGGCCCTCAATGCGATCGTCTCGCCATGGTTCGTGCGCGCACGTCCGGCCGCGCTCGGCATGGCATACAACGGCGGCAGCGTCGGCGGTATCGTGTTCTCCCCACTGTGGGTTGCCGCGATCGGCGCATTGGGGTTTCCAGCAGCGGCGTCCGTAGTCGCGGCAATCATGCTCGTTACGATCTGGGCATTGGCGGACAAAGTGTTCTGCCACACGCCCGAAACGATGCGCTTGAAACCCGACGGCATCGAACCCGGCGACTCGATCTTTTCCGTCACCTCGCCGTCCGCAAGACCGTTGCCCGGTGCGCGGCTGTGGCGTGATCGCAAGTTCCTCAGCTTGGCCGCCGGGATGAGTCTGGGACTGTTCGCGCAGATCGGCCTGACGGCGCACCTGTTCTCGCTGCTCGTGCCGGCGCTCGGCCCCATCAACGCGGGATCGGCCATGGCGGCAGTCACGCTGATGGCAATTGTCGGACGCTCCCTTCTCGGCTGGCTCATGCCTCTGCGAGCCGATCGGCGGCTGGTGGCTTGCTCTGGCTATGTCCTGCAGATCGGTGGCTCCGTAGCTTTCATTCTCGCGGAAGGCGCGAGCGTCCCATTGCTGCTCGTGGGGGTGGTCTTGTTCGGCATGGGGTTCGGCAACGCCACCTCACTTCCACCGCTCATTGCTCAGGTCGAATTCGTCAAGGAGGATGTTCCCCGAGTGGCTGCTCTCGTGGTCGCCATCGCGCAGGGCGGTTATGCCATTGCACCGGCCTTCTTCGGCATCGTCAGGACGTACGCGGCGCAAACGCGGACTACCGCGCAGGGCGATGCGCCGCTGCTGTTCGCGATCGTCATGGCCGTGCAGTGCCTTGCCGTTTGCGCGTTCCTTGCCGGACGCCAGACCCCACCTCCGACGGATCGGCCCGGGAGCGCACCGGAAAAACAGGCACACCTGACGTTGTCCGGGATCAACGCGGCGAGATGA
- a CDS encoding tripartite tricarboxylate transporter substrate binding protein codes for MDLPGVCRNPGCADGAHRTLILPYAPGGSTSTLAYLIRQKLTDSWGQQIVVLHRPGGSATIGAAAAAKAPADGYTLILVTATHVISPLLLPVSYDAIKDFAPVTPVSNVEVMLVVHPSVPAKNLKEFVALAKTRPGQLNYATSSAGSPAHLAAELFSMRVGIKMQAIAYKGGNPAVTDLLGGQVEALFGNPINVAHHINAGRLRALAVSGEHRLPALKQVPTFGEGGLANFDVGFWQGILAPAGTPRPVVDKLAGEIGRIMLMPDIKEKLASLGVEPYVASPEAFAARMRADTEKYADVIGKRNIKKAD; via the coding sequence ATGGATTTGCCTGGCGTCTGCCGCAACCCTGGTTGCGCGGATGGCGCACATCGCACCCTCATCCTGCCGTATGCGCCGGGCGGGTCCACCAGCACCCTCGCGTACCTGATCCGGCAGAAGCTCACCGACAGCTGGGGCCAGCAGATCGTCGTGCTGCACCGTCCGGGCGGCAGCGCCACGATCGGCGCCGCGGCCGCTGCGAAGGCGCCTGCGGATGGGTATACCCTCATCCTGGTCACTGCGACACACGTCATCAGTCCGCTCTTGTTGCCGGTGTCGTACGATGCGATCAAGGATTTCGCGCCGGTGACGCCGGTGTCCAATGTGGAGGTCATGCTGGTCGTCCACCCGTCGGTGCCGGCGAAGAACCTGAAAGAGTTCGTGGCGCTGGCGAAGACTCGCCCGGGCCAGCTCAATTACGCGACTTCGTCGGCCGGCAGCCCGGCGCACCTCGCTGCGGAGCTGTTCAGCATGCGGGTGGGCATCAAGATGCAGGCGATTGCCTACAAAGGCGGCAACCCGGCCGTCACGGATTTGCTCGGCGGACAGGTCGAGGCGTTGTTCGGCAATCCGATCAACGTGGCGCATCACATCAATGCCGGCAGGCTGAGGGCGCTTGCGGTTTCCGGGGAGCACCGGTTGCCGGCGCTCAAGCAGGTGCCGACGTTCGGCGAAGGCGGCCTGGCGAACTTCGATGTAGGCTTCTGGCAAGGCATACTGGCTCCGGCCGGCACCCCCCGTCCGGTGGTCGACAAGCTTGCCGGCGAGATCGGACGGATCATGCTCATGCCAGACATCAAGGAAAAGCTGGCGAGCCTTGGCGTCGAGCCGTATGTCGCCTCGCCCGAAGCATTCGCCGCGCGCATGAGGGCGGACACGGAGAAATACGCCGACGTCATCGGGAAGCGAAATATCAAGAAAGCCGACTGA